Proteins from one Mercurialis annua linkage group LG7, ddMerAnnu1.2, whole genome shotgun sequence genomic window:
- the LOC126656332 gene encoding senescence-specific cysteine protease SAG39-like: protein MALLRFLSIALFLIFANECTSRELQELTMAERYDQWLAEHGKSYKSDEEKLKRFAIFKHNVEFIEKFNAGGEESYKLGINQFADLTNEEFRVSWTAYKRPVASSLMAATPFKYENVSYPPSVVDWTEKHVVTNVKDQGTCGSCWAFSAVGATEGLWKITKKDLISLSVQELVDCDTEGEDKGCKGGSMEDAFKFIINNRGITSDLKYPYKGAEQKCDPKKVNSRIATITGYQKVPMNSEKDLMKAVANQPVAVAIDAGSPTFQFYSSGVYRGTCGTNVNHGVLVVGYGRTNTATKYWLVKNSWGKKWGEKGFVRMEKNVQSKEGLCGIATDCSYPLA, encoded by the exons ATGGCTTTGCTGCGATTTTTATCGATTGCTCTCTTCTTAATTTTCGCTAATGAGTGTACCTCCCGTGAGCTTCAAGAATTAACAATGGCGGAAAGATACGATCAATGGCTTGCAGAGCACGGAAAGTCTTATAAAAGTGACGAAGAGAAATTAAAAAGGTTTGCGATATTCAAGCACAATGTTGAGTTCATTGAGAAATTTAATGCTGGTGGTGAGGAATCATATAAGCTTGGAATTAACCAGTTTGCTGATTTAACTAATGAAGAATTTAGAGTTTCGTGGACTGCCTATAAAAGACCTGTTGCTAGTTCATTAATGGCGGCAACACcatttaaatatgaaaatgtTAGTTATCCACCTTCTGTCGTGGACTGGACAGAAAAACATGTTGTTACTAATGTCAAAGATCAGGGAACTTGCG GAAGTTGCTGGGCTTTCTCAGCTGTGGGAGCAACCGAAGGACTatggaaaataacaaaaaaagatTTAATATCTCTATCAGTACAAGAGCTTGTAGATTGCGACACGGAAGGCGAAGACAAAGGCTGTAAAGGTGGTTCAATGGAGGACGCTTTCAAGTTCATTATAAATAATCGTGGAATCACCAGTGACCTTAAATATCCGTACAAAGGAGCCGAACAAAAATGCgaccctaaaaaggtgaattcaCGAATAGCAACAATCACCGGATACCAAAAAGTTCCGATGAATAGCGAAAAAGATTTGATGAAGGCGGTGGCAAATCAGCCCGTTGCGGTGGCGATTGATGCAGGTTCACCAACCTTTCAATTCTACTCCTCTGGTGTCTATAGAGGAACCTGTGGAACCAACGTAAACCACGGGGTTTTAGTCGTCGGATATGGCCGGACTAATACGGCGACAAAGTATTGGCTAGTAAAGAATTCGTGGGGAAAGAAATGGGGAGAGAAAGGGTTTGTGAGAATGGAGAAAAACGTTCAGTCTAAGGAAGGTCTTTGTGGTATAGCCACGGATTGCTCGTATCCACTAgcttag